Proteins co-encoded in one Arachis hypogaea cultivar Tifrunner chromosome 11, arahy.Tifrunner.gnm2.J5K5, whole genome shotgun sequence genomic window:
- the LOC112722478 gene encoding HVA22-like protein a isoform X2: MGSGAGNFIKVILKNFDVLAGPVISLVYPLYASVRAIESKSPVDDQQWLTYWVLYSMITLFELTFAKLLEWIPIWPYAKLIITCWLVLPYFSGAAYVYEHYVRPFFVNPQTVNIWYVPSKKDKLGKKEDILTAAEKYIQENGTQEFENLIHRADKSRSDGGYYSMYHDETY; the protein is encoded by the exons ATGGGATCTGGAGCTGGAAACTTCATCAAAGTCATTCTCAAGAACTTTGATGTTCTTGCTGG GCCGGTGATTAGTCTTGTTTATCCTCT GTATGCTTCAGTTAGGGCAATTGAGAGCAAGTCACCTGTGGATGATCAGCAGTGGCTCACTTACTGGGTTCTCTATTCCATGATCACTCTCTTTGAACTCACCTTCGCCAAACTTCTTGAATG GATTCCTATATGGCCCTACGCTAAGCTGATTATAACCTGCTGGTTGGTCCTTCCATACTTTAGTGGTGCTGCTTATGTTTACGAGCATTATGTGAGACCTTTCTTTGTTAATCCTCAGACAGTTAACATCTGGTATGTTCCAAGTAAAAAGGACAAATTGGGTAAGAAAGAGGACATTCTAACTGCTGCCGAGAAGTACATCCAAGAGAatggaacacaagaatttgagaaTCTCATCCATAGG GCTGATAAATCAAGAAGCGATGGTGGTTATTACTCAATGTACCACGATGAGACCTATTGA
- the LOC112722478 gene encoding HVA22-like protein a isoform X1 — MGSGAGNFIKVILKNFDVLAGCYFFCCRPVISLVYPLYASVRAIESKSPVDDQQWLTYWVLYSMITLFELTFAKLLEWIPIWPYAKLIITCWLVLPYFSGAAYVYEHYVRPFFVNPQTVNIWYVPSKKDKLGKKEDILTAAEKYIQENGTQEFENLIHRADKSRSDGGYYSMYHDETY; from the exons ATGGGATCTGGAGCTGGAAACTTCATCAAAGTCATTCTCAAGAACTTTGATGTTCTTGCTGG CTGCTACTTTTTCTGTTGCAGGCCGGTGATTAGTCTTGTTTATCCTCT GTATGCTTCAGTTAGGGCAATTGAGAGCAAGTCACCTGTGGATGATCAGCAGTGGCTCACTTACTGGGTTCTCTATTCCATGATCACTCTCTTTGAACTCACCTTCGCCAAACTTCTTGAATG GATTCCTATATGGCCCTACGCTAAGCTGATTATAACCTGCTGGTTGGTCCTTCCATACTTTAGTGGTGCTGCTTATGTTTACGAGCATTATGTGAGACCTTTCTTTGTTAATCCTCAGACAGTTAACATCTGGTATGTTCCAAGTAAAAAGGACAAATTGGGTAAGAAAGAGGACATTCTAACTGCTGCCGAGAAGTACATCCAAGAGAatggaacacaagaatttgagaaTCTCATCCATAGG GCTGATAAATCAAGAAGCGATGGTGGTTATTACTCAATGTACCACGATGAGACCTATTGA